From Penicillium digitatum chromosome 5, complete sequence, one genomic window encodes:
- a CDS encoding Glycerol-3-phosphate dehydrogenase, mitochondrial yields the protein MAARHSRKLLRPLLYTSAAAAAGAGVLYISYRPRNIPGLEAPAVPPPGYREGKLVPPSFPSIKSRLEQIQDLKRSNDEEEYDLLIIGGGATGAGIALDAATRGLKVAVVERDDFSSGTSSKSTKLVHGGVRYLEKAVWELDYNQYALVKEALRERKYFLNTAPHLSSWLPIMVPVQKWWQAPYFWVGTKAYDFLAGSEGIETSYFLTKSKAIDAFPMLKRDSIVGAMVYYDGAHNDSRMNVSLAMTAALYGTTVVNHLEVTGLNKDASGKLCGARAKDIVTEKDGQVAKEFNIRAKGIINATGPFSDSIRKMDEPNVKEIVAPSAGVHIILPGYFSPSNMGLIDPSTSDGRVIFFLPWQGNTIAGTTDQPCEIEAQPQPTEKDINWILSEIRGYIASDITVDRSDVLAAWSGIRPLVRDPKVKNSEALVRNHLVTVSQSGLLTCAGGKWTTYRQMAEEAVDEAVKVFKLKPRQLTTLPDISGVGGSGLVADGAVLDGSCQTHQVRLIGAHGFSKTLFINLIQHFGLETDVAKHLTESYGDRSWQVAALSSPTSERFPVRGCRISPMYPFIDGEVRYAVRHEYAQTAVDVIARRTRLAFLNAEAALESLPTVIDMMAEELKWTTARKDLEWKDSLTYLSSMGLPKSFMGLSRHDVQNGRVTQVDDAERATFSRDEPPADMIESDVRATIAAPAATPSLN from the exons ATGGCCGCTCGGCATTCGCGCAAGCTCTTAAGACCGCTCCTCTACACATccgccgccgccgctgcCGGAGCAGGtgttctttacatttcttaCCGTCCACGAAATATTCCGGGTCTCGAAGCCCCTGCCGTTCCTCCGCCAGGTTACCGTGAAGGCAAATTGGTCCCGCCCAGTTTCCCTTCAATCAAGTCTCGCCTTGAGCAAATTCAGGATCTCAAGCGTAGTAACGACGAGGAGGAATATGATCTGCTCATCATTGGTGGCGGAGCCACCGGAGCTGGTATCGCACTAGATGCCGCCACCCGAGGCCTGAAGGTCGCGGTAGTGGAGAGAGATGATTTCAGTTCGGGTACCAGTAGTAAGAGTACTAAACTGGTACACGGTGGTGTCCGGTACCTTGAAAAGGCCGTGTGGGAGTTGGACTACAACCA ATATGCGCTAGTCAAGGAGGCTCTCAGAGAGCGGAAGTATTTCTTGAACACAGCTCCCCATCTGTCATCTTGGCTGCCAATCATGGTGCCTGTTCAGAAATGGTGGCAGGCTCCCTATTTCTGGGTCGGCACCAAGGCCTATGACTTCTTGGCTGGTTCCGAGGGCATTGAGACTTCGTACTTCCTAACCAAGAGTAAGGCCATTGATGCATTTCCCATGTTGAAGCGTGACAGCATCGTTGGAGCAATGGTGTACTATG ATGGTGCACACAACGACTCCCGCATGAACGTCTCGCTCGCCATGACTGCTGCGCTCTACGGTACCACAGTGGTCAACCACTTGGAGGTCACCGGACTGAACAAGGATGCATCCGGCAAGTTGTGCGGTGCGCGCGCCAAGGACATCGTCACAGAAAAGGATGGCCAGGTCGCCAAGGAGTTCAACATTCGTGCCAAGGGTATCATCAACGCCACTGGTCCCTTCTCTGATTCCATTCGCAAGATGGATGAGCCCAATGTCAAGGAGATTGTGGCCCCCAGTGCTGGTGTCCATATCATCCTGCCTGGTTACTTCAGCCCCTCAAACATGGGTCTGATTGACCCTTCCACCTCGGATGGACgtgtcatcttcttcctgccGTGGCAGGGTAACACCATCGCTGGTACTACTGACCAGCCCTGTGAGATTGAGGCCCAGCCCCAGCCCACTGAGAAGGACATCAACTGGATTCTTTCGGAGATTCGTGGCTACATCGCCTCAGATATCACCGTGGACCGAAGCGACGTCCTTGCTGCTTGGTCTGGTATTCGTCCCTTGGTGCGCGATCCTAAGGTGAAGAACTCGGAGGCTCTCGTCCGCAACCACCTGGTGACCGTCTCGCAGTCTGGACTATTGACTTGCGCCGGTGGTAAGTGGACTACTTACCGCCAGATGGCTGAGGAGGCTGTAGATGAGGCGGTCAAGGTATTCAAGCTTAAGCCCCGTCAGCTTACCACACTTCCCGACATCAGTGGTGTCGGCGGAAGTGGACTGGTTGCTGACGGTGCCGTTCTCGACGGTAGCTGCCAGACGCATCAGGTGCGCCTCATCGGTGCCCACGGTTTCTCCAAGACCCTCTTCATCAACCTTATTCAGCACTTCGGTCTTGAGACCGACGTGGCCAAGCACCTTACCGAGTCATACGGTGACCGCTCATGGCAGGTTGCTGCCTTGTCTTCCCCTACTAGCGAACGTTTCCCCGTGCGCGGCTGCCGGATCTCCCCAATGTACCCCTTCATTGATGGCGAGGTCCGCTACGCCGTCCGTCATGAGTATGCCCAGACCGCGGTCGATGTGATTGCCCGTCGCACCCGTCTGGCTTTCCTGAACGCCGAAGCCGCCCTTGAATCCCTCCCCACTGTGATTGATATGATGGCAGAGGAATTGAAATGGACCACCGCTCGCAAAGATCTCGAGTGGAAGGATTCCTTGACTTACCTTTCGTCCATGGGTCTGCCCAAGAGCTTCATGGGCCTTTCGCGTCATGATGTTCAGAACGGCCGTGTTACGCAGGTTGACGACGCCGAGCGTGCGACTTTCTCTCGTGATG AACCTCCTGCAGACATGATTGAGAGTGACGTGCGTGCTACCATTGCAGCTCCTGCAGCAACACCTTCGCTCAATTAG
- a CDS encoding Cytochrome P450, with the protein MNSSSDYPTKSTQQKGGHLHHNLPRQTRDKHNLKPQNNHILSISLQTRRAEDFRSAERPRLSTSLDAYKGPARPGKIKGSVGSSTMAIAAVLTSLQGSVMECLYHLRVASLLVPILYVILNECIRNSTRVKGMTGPWGLPLIGNLAQIRTDAAEQYRLWSKKHSAVYQIQLRNIPVIVVRSATSAKVLFGHNAQALSSRPETDTFHKIVSNTARTTIGTSPYGESLKRRRKGAASALNLPSVDIYGNHGKTPINPMPMIQRLSLSLALTLNWGVRIASQEKELFDEITEVEEEISRFRSTTGNLQDYLPLLRLNPFSANLKRAVEMRTRRDKYLGALYSDLDDRMAKGIHKPCIQANVIMEKEAKLNSEELTSIRLTMPSGGLDTVTTLVAWSLGLLSQRPDIQDRAAVAVREMYGEDEPMCSSDDDRKCAYIAALVKECLRFFTVLRLALPRTSIEDITYDGIIISKGTIFFLNAWACKMDPDVWADPDEFRPERWLKQPDAPLFTYGMGYRMCAGSLLANCELYLVFIRTLNSFRLEPHDKTDYHPLRGNSDPTSLVAIPRKYQVRFVPKNEKALSQVLVQ; encoded by the exons ATGAACTCTTCATCTGACT ATCCCACCAAGTCCACACAACAGAAAGGGGGCCATTTACACCACAATCTCCCAAGACA AACTCGGGATAAGCATAATCTGAAACCACAAAAT AACCATATATTGTCCATCTCTCTCCAGACCCGTCGAGCGGAAGATTTCCGCAGTGCCGAGCGACCTCGGCTGAGCACGTCGCTAGATGCCTACAAAGGCCCAGCAAGACCCGGCAAGATCAAAGGTAGTGTGGG ATCTAGCACCATGGCAATTGCCGCTGTCCTGACATCGTTACAAGGCAGCGTGATGGAGTGTCTCTACCACTTACGAGTCGCCTCCCTTCTCGTCCCCATCCTCTATGTCATTCTAAATGAGTGCATTCGTAATTCGACCCGTGTCAAGGGGATGACAGGTCCGTGGGGATTGCCGTTGATTGGAAACCTGGCGCAAATTCGCACAGACGCCGCCGAGCAGTATCGCCTGTGGTCAAAAAAGCATAGCGCCGTTTATCAGATCCAGCTCAGGAATATCCCCGTCATCGTGGTTAGATCTGCTACATCGGCAAAGGTGCTTTTTGGTCATAATGCGCAGGCCTTGAGTTCCAGGCCGGAGACTGATACTTTCCACAAG ATTGTTTCGAATACTGCCAGAACGACAATCGGCACCTCGCCCTACGGTGAGTCCTTAAAGAGACGCAGAAAGGGCGCTGCATCGGCTCTCAACCTCCCCTCCGTTGATAT ATATGGAAACCACGGGAAGACACCCATCAACCCCATGCCCATGATCCAGCGTCTGAGCTTGAGTTTGGCATTGACTCTGAACTGGGGAGTGCGTATTGCCTCGCAGGAAAAGGAGTTGTTCGATGAGATCACCGaggtggaagaagagatcagTCGGTTCCGAAGCACCACCGGAAATCTGCAGGATTATCTCCCTCTTCTGCGGTTAAATCCGTTTAGCGCCAACTTGAAGAGAGCTGTGGAGATGAGAACCCGTCGCGATAAGTATCTCGGGGCACTTTATAGTGACTTGGATGATCGCATGGCAAAGGGGATACACAAGCCTTGTATCCAGGCCAACGTTATTATGGAGAAGGAGGCTAAGCTGAATAGTGAGGAGTTGACGTCGATTAGGTTGACCATGCCTTCTGGTGGACTTGATACGGTCACCACTTTGGTTGCCTGGAGTTTGGGCTTGCTGTCTCAGCGTCCCGATATCCAGGATCGGGCGGCCGTGGCGGTTCGGGAAATGTATGGTGAAGATGAGCCCATGTGCTCTTCGGATGATGATCGGAAGTGTGCGTACATTGCAGCTCTGGTCAAGGAATGTCTTCG ATTCTTCACTGTGCTTCGATTGGCACTTCCTCGTACCTCGATCGAGGACATCACTTATGATGGAATCATCATTTCCAAGGGTACCATATTCTTTTTGAATGCCTGGGCATGCAAAATGG ATCCCGACGTGTGGGCTGACCCGGATGAGTTCCGTCCCGAGCGCTGGCTCAAGCAGCCCGATGCGCCTCTCTTTACGTACGGTATGGGCTATCGGATGTGCGCCGGCTCGCTGCTAGCCAACTGTGAGCTCTATCTCGTCTTCATCCGCACCCTCAACAGCTTCCGCCTCGAACCTCATGACAAAACAGACTACCACCCTCTCCGGGGAAACTCAGATCCGACAAGTTTGGTAGCCATTCCTCGAAAATATCAGGTCCGATTTGTACCGAAGAACGAAAAGGCTCTGTCGCAGGTTCTTGTCCAGTAA
- a CDS encoding Life-span regulatory factor: MSTEWSLDFCLVCDRQTLGAPYCSQTCRLAELDEMSDGMSRRSSAASTHWSEINQAHAQAEANTPDTHHPSQILTVCSSQTSLSSLKSDTSNSSNVADRLQDELRDYASCFDQVRDLKRRMTTT, translated from the coding sequence ATGTCAACTGAATGGTCTTTGGACTTCTGCCTAGTCTGTGACCGTCAGACCCTGGGCGCTCCATACTGCTCCCAAACGTGCCGTCTAGCGGAGCTGGATGAGATGTCCGATGGGATGTCACGAAGATCGAGTGCAGCGTCTACACATTGGTCTGAGATCAACCAGGCCCATGCTCAAGCCGAGGCCAATACCCCAGACACCCATCACCCCTCTCAAATTCTCACTGTCTGCTCATCTCAAACCTCACTCTCTTCACTAAAGAGCGACACATCCAATTCGTCCAATGTGGCCGACCGGCTGCAGGATGAATTGCGCGATTATGCATCTTGCTTCGACCAAGTCCGCGACCTGAAACGACGCATGACTACCACCTAA
- a CDS encoding DASH complex subunit — MAYSSRPTSMLPGAPGGSSMRQPNGSQSQQSSALSARIAAKKAELENLRQLRDLSGTLAIQMQVLDNKISTLKDGTEAVAYVLSNWDNVIRAITLASSKAGGLYEPTESDGKNVEKPRNDPRLPSMLVRIPAEPCDKTGE; from the exons ATGGCATACTCCTCACGACCCACGTCAATGCTTCCAGGCGCTCCTGGTGGCTCGTCCATGCGCCAGCCCAATGGTTCGCAATCGCAGCAATCTTCGGCGCTGTCGGCCCGCATTGCAGCCAAAAAGGCGGAGCTAGAGAACTTGCGGCAACTACGCGATCTGAGTGGAACATTGGCGATTCAGATGCAAGTTTTGGACAATAAGATTTCCACGCTGAAAGATGGCACTGAAG CTGTTGCATATGTGCTTTCCAACTGGGATAATGTTATTAGGGCCATCACCCTCGCCTCGA GCAAGGCAGGCGGACTCTACGAACCTACTGAGTCGGATGGTAAGAATGTGGAGAAGCCGCGCAACGACCCTCGCCTGCCATCAATGCTGGTTCGCATTCCAGCCGAGCCATGTGATAAGACTGGAGAGTGA
- a CDS encoding Shugoshin family protein, with translation MARLNDYAAPAESIDALKRRFVRQNREIARVNSLQSLRIRSLESEVSHLLSENVSLRKQVINLTQEAERLEAGKMLHNGIYDIKSKLDAKLAELSSLAADLGSLPRKVGKLCDEQFDRPKQTAESRPRTEEMMEGEDGRLPAIIEDKFYPRRTLEPQELDSLVDDDNSILDSPPQFSFMLEEEHAPIGHSSPSSPETTFISQINNDIPEEPEPLLPPTLETRKKNKKKSSSIIAPEVSPTPTDQQPSLLIDTTQQATSVSTKRKYIPEDDDRFTSNLDVDEDEFQFTRPSHSPKKQTSPCEDKQRDQLPTKSHVEGTRGPQTPVLSMRKVLEPKSANSNLGSPKKARTSSYQDSTLVQRSTKGDENNFSPQKVKDVEKVGGKTANPKPRVSKIAPSNKEKRAGRPAPPQLEELALCLPALSPHPNALNMEEESAGRPSRRRGAVVSYAEPNLRDKMRRPTKEMIDAVAFGSRRSSSFQVGRESLDSGGGGIQPRGTLPADFTLAAQSSDLSFVDGSSEQLLAMVSQRKRKVLSTPKDDSDEGTPSSGLKKEIEDNLADISAQVSQKPSNLTRQTRRHSSNPKSTAANMAQYDMDQGEPQSPIGDSPEDEDSFGPGPNGSLNRGVRRGQRVAARRKSMMV, from the exons ATGGCTCGGTTGAATGACTATGCAGCTCCTGCCGAATCCATTGATGCCT TGAAGCGACGATTTGTGCGACAAAACCGTGAAATCGCGAGGGTGAATTCCTTGCAATCTCTCCGTATTCGCAGCCTAGAGTCAGAAGTATCGCATCTACTTTCAGAAAATGTTTCTCTTCGAAAACAGGTCATCAATCTTACACAAGAAGCCGAAAGACTGGAAGCAGGGAAAATGCTGCACAATGGAATATACGACATCAAATCTAAGCTGGATGCCAAACTAGCCGAGTTGAGCAGTTTGGCGGCAGACTTAGGCTCATTGCCCCGCAAGGTGGGCAAGCTTTGCGACGAACAGTTTGATAGGCCAAAGCAGACGGCAGAGTCGAGACCTAGGACAGAAGAAATGATGGAaggagaagatggaagaCTTCCTGCCATTATCGAGGACAAATTTTACCCTCGGCGGACTCTAGA GCCCCAGGAGCTCGACAGCCTAGTTGACGACGATAACAGTATTCTAGATTCTCCGCCGCAGTTCAGCTTTATGCTGGAGGAAGAACATGCACCCATTGGACATTCCAGTCCATCATCACCTGAAACAACATTCATAAGCCAAATCAACAATGATATACCCGAGGAACCCGAGCCATTACTTCCTCCAACTCTCGAGACACGCaagaagaataagaagaaGTCGAGTTCGATTATTGCGCCTGAAGTTAGCCCCACGCCAACAGACCAGCAACCAAGTCTACTCATTGATACAACGCAGCAAGCAACATCGGTTTCGACGAAGCGCAAGTACATACCCGAAGACGATGACAGATTCACGTCCAACCTTGATGTTGACGAGGATGAATTCCAATTCACCCGGCCCAGCCATAGCCCAAAAAAGCAAACGAGCCCATGCGAAGATAAACAGCGAGACCAGTTACCTACCAAAAGCCATGTTGAAGGAACAAGAGGACCCCAAACCCCTGTCCTATCTATGCGGAAGGTTCTTGAACCAA AGAGTGCAAACTCCAATCTAGGCTCTCCCAAAAAGGCCCGCACGTCTTCCTACCAGGACTCTACGCTTGTGCAGAGGTCCACCAAAGGTGACGAGAATAACTTCTCGCCACAGAAAGTCAAGGATGTTGAGAAGGTCGGTGGCAAGACTGCCAATCCAAAGCCACGAGTGTCCAAAATTGCCCcttcaaacaaagaaaagcgCGCCGGTCGCCCTGCCCCTCCCCAGCTGGAAGAGTTAGCCTTATGCCTGCCAGCACTGTCACCACATCCGAATGCATTGAACATGGAGGAAGAGTCTGCAGGTCGGCCTTCCCGACGTCGTGGTGCTGTGGTTAGCTACGCAGAGCCTAACCTACGGGACAAGATGCGCCGCCCTACCAAGGAGATGATTGATGCTGTTGCATTTGGATCGCGAAGGTCCTCCAGTTTCCAGGTAGGTCGGGAAAGTTTGGACAGCGGGGGAGGGGGCATTCAGCCTCGTGGCACTCTTCCTGCTGATTTCACTCTTGCGGCGCAGAGCTCAGATCTGTCATTCGTAGATGGATCCTCGGAGCAGCTGCTAGCAATGGTCTCCCAGAGGAAACGCAAGGTTTTATCGACGCCGAAGGACGACAGTGATGAGGGAACTCCAAGCTCTGGTCTCAAGAAAGAGATTGAGGACAATCTTGCAGATATCTCCGCCCAAGTATCCCAAAAGCCATCGAATTTGACGCGTCAGACTCGGCGTCACTCGTCAAACCCCAAAAGTACAGCAGCGAACATGGCACAATACGACATGGACCAGGGTGAGCCTCAATCCCCAATCGGCGACTCtccagaagatgaagattcaTTTGGACCGGGGCCAAACGGTTCTTTAAATCGTGGTGTCAGACGTGGTCAGCGCGTTGCTGCAAGGAGAAAGAGCATGATGGTATGA
- a CDS encoding Type 1 phosphatases regulator ypi1, whose product MSRTHPMASSSFQTTTESSQDISTPHIPTLRLRAEEAPTDTSEATSSSRRIRWSEDVVDNEGMGKKSSKVCCIYHKARPVGESSSEESSSSSSESDSESEDDRCTSRVNRARHTNSHNGGREPHGEHEHEHEHASHDDEGCCSEDHNPKPKRYRRKPSPNAYEKMPKSLKNQHQSHARGT is encoded by the exons ATGTCTCGAACACACCCAATGGCCTCAAGTTCATTCCAAACCACAACAGAGTCTTCCCAGGATATATCAACCCCACACATTCCAACCCTAAGATTACGAGCCGAGGAAGCACCAACTGACACCAGTGAAGCAACATCGTCTTCTCGGCGAATCAGATGGAGTGAAGATGTTGTTGACAACGAGGGcatgggaaaaaaaagctcaaAGG TATGCTGCATCTACCACAAAGCCCGGCCAGTGGGAGAAAGTAGCTCAGAAGAGTCCTCATCTAGCTCCTCGGAGAGCGACAGCGAAAGTGAAGACGACCGTTGCACTTCCAGAGTCAACCGCGCTCGCCACACAAACTCACACAATGGAGGGCGGGAACCCCACGGCGAGCACGAGCACGAGCACGAACATGCGTCCCACGATGACGAAGGGTGTTGCTCCGAAGATCACAATCCTAAACCGAAGCGTTATCGCAGGAAGCCGAGTCCGAATGCATATGAGAAGATGCCCAAGTCATTGAAGAATCAGCATCAAAGTCATGCGAGGGGTACTTGA
- a CDS encoding Exportin KapK: protein MNICIVLLVVRSTGSKSLDLSTPPVTLASCSPLLFDTALQPPWHPHNLSRRFSSTSTLDSRVSNLIPSSEAKSPACARMSISVQELDNTVRALFEGKGAVQNQAQQTLTEFKQNPDAWVTVGNILQEASYLQTKYIALQVLDNVIMTRWKVLPREQCQGIRNFIVRFILENSESEEKIQAERPLLNKLNLVLVSILKQEWPHNWPTFINEIISSCHASLSICENNMTILRLLSEEVFDFSQDQMTSAKARNLKTSMTSEFASIFQLCSEVLNTANQPSLVKATLETLLRFLNWIPLGYIFETPIINTLLTRFLGEPEFRNVTLKCLTEIGGLQIGTPYNYDERLVHMFTETLTTVSNVIPLSLDLKQTYAMSNGRDQEFVSNLALFLSSFFSAHLDLIEKLPNQDYLTHAHFYLIRVSQIDDREVFKICLDYWTRLVQELYEEMQQLPITDINPLVSMSVSGLANGGAPNPTTLANYPLRKHKYETVLTNLRTVMIEKMVRPEEVLVVENDEGEIVREFVKESDTIQLYKTIRECLVYLTHLDVVDTETIMIDKLAKQVDGTEWSWVNCNTLCWAIGSISGAMNEETEKRFLVTVIKDLLGLTEQKRGKDNKAVVASNIMYIVGQYPRFLKAHWKFLKTVVNKLFEFMHETHEGVQDMACDTFIKIANKCRRHFVALQPGESEPFIEEIVRNMRKITMDLSPQQIHTFYEACGYMISAQGQKGLQDRLTENLMALPNTAWDQIIAEANQNPAILQDANTIKIVGNIMKTNVAACSSIGTYFYSQIGRIYHDMLNMYRAASQLINDAVASDGAIAPKTPKVRGLRTIKKEILKLIDTYVDKSDDLEMVNSSMVPPLMEAVLIDYARNVPDAREAEVLNAMTTIIHKLHNLMEDKIPAIMDSVFNCTLEMINKDFHEYPEHRVEFFKLLQAVNLYCFQALLKLDAAQFKFVIDSCMWASKHDNREVENTGLTMCLELMNNMAETDQQTSSIFFREFYVAILQDVFFVLTDSDHKAGFKSQAMLLSRMFYFVESGKIQEPIYSPDQAPAGTSNKDFLQEHIANLLKNAFSNLQEAQIKQFVLGLFAYTDDLNKFKTHLRDFLISLKEFSDDNAELYAEEREQAVRDAQVAERDRAMKVGGLLKPSEMDQEDEL from the exons ATGAATATATGTATAGTTCTGTtggttgtacggagtactggaTCCAAG AGTCTG GATCTCTCTACCCCACCGGTCACACTTGCTTCTTGTTCCCCTCTATTATTTGATACTGCCCTGCAGCCGCCGTGGCACCCCCATAACTTATCAAGGCGGTTCTCATCAACGTCCACTCTTGACTCTCGTGTCTCAAACCTTATTCCTTCATCAGAGGCGAAATCGCCAGCCTGCGCCAGGATGTCGATTTCGGTACAAGAGCTGGACAACACGGTCCGAGCTCTGTTTGAAGGCAAAGGTGCCGTG CAAAACCAAGCACAACAGACTTTGACAGAA TTCAAGCAAAACCCCGATGCCTGGGTTACCGTGGGCAATATCCTCCAAGAGGCCTCGTACCTTCAAACCAAAT ACATTGCTCTCCAAGTCTTGGACAATGTGATTATGACACGGTGGAAGGTCCTACCAAGAGAACAATGCCAGG GTATCCGCAATTTCATTGTGAGATTCATTCTCGAGAACTCCGAATCTGAAGAGAAGATCCAAGCGGAGCGCCCTCTACTGAACAAGCTCAATCTCGTCCTCGTCTCCATTCTGAAGCAAGAATGGCCGCACAACTGGCCCACTTTTATCAACGAGATCATTTCTTCTTGCCATGCCAGCCTTTCGATCTGTGAAAACAACATGACAATTCTCCGTCTATTGTCGGAGGAAGTCTTTGATTTTTCGCAAGATCAAATGACCTCGGCGAAGGCACGGAACTTAAAGACCTCCATGACCTCGGAATTTGCCTCGATCTTCCAACTGTGCTCCGAGGTTCTCAACACTGCAAACCAGCCCAGTTTGGTGAAAGCGACCCTTGAAACTCTCCTTCGATTTTTGAACTGGATCCCGTTGGGCTACATTTTCGAAACGCCGATCATCAACACTCTCCTCACCCGATTCCTCGGAGAGCCCGAGTTCCGAAATGTGACTCTGAAGTGTCTGACTGAGATCGGTGGCTTGCAAATTGGCACCCCTTACAACTATGACGAACGATTGGTGCACATGTTCACCGAGACCCTCACTACCGTTTCCAATGTCATTCCTCTGTCCCTCGACCTAAAGCAGACATATGCCATGAGCAATGGAAGAGACCAAGAGTTTGTATCAAACTTGGCCTTGTTCCTTTCGAGCTTTTTCAGTGCCCACCTAGAT CTCATCGAAAAGTTGCCTAACCAAGATTACCTCACGCACGCACATTTCTATCTGATTCGGGTCAGCCAGATCGATGATCGGGAGGTATTCAAGATTTGTTTGGACTACTGGACAAGGCTCGTGCAAGAACTTTACGAAGAGATGCAACAGCTCCCAATCACCGACATCAACCCGCTTGTATCCATGAGCGTTAGTGGGCTGGCGAATGGCGGTGCTCCTAATCCCACTACCCTTGCGAACTATCCTTTGCGCAAGCACAAGTATGAAACTGTGTTAACAAACCTTCGCACCGTGATGATCGAGAAGATGGTCCGTCCAGAAGAGGTCTTGGTTGTTGAAAACGACGAGGGCGAAATTGTGCGCGAGTTTGTCAAGGAAAGCGATACGATCCAACTTTACAAGACGATACGCGAGTGCTTGGTCTATTTGACCCATCTTGATGTGGTTGATACGGAAACCATCATGATTGATAAACTGGCTAAGCAAGTTGATGGAACTGAATGGTCGTGGGTGAACTGCAACACGTTGTGCTGGGCTATCGGTTCTATCTCTGGAGCCATGAATGAGGAGACCGAGAAACGCTTCCTGGTAACCGTGATCAAGGATCTGCTTGGTCTCACAGAGCAGAAGCGTGGAAAGGACAACAAGGCTGTGGTGGCGAGTAACATCATGTACATCGTGGGACAATATCCCCGGTTCTTGAAGGCTCACTGGAAGTTCCTGAAGACGGTAGTCAACAAGCTTTTCGAGTTCATGCACGAGACACACGAAGGTGTCCAGGACATGGCTTGCGATACGTTTATCAAGATTGCCAACAAGTGCAGACGCCATTTTGTGGCTCTCCAACCTGGTGAAAGTGAACCTTTTATCGAAGAAATTGTCCGAAACATGAGGAAGATCACCATGGACCTTTCTCCGCAACAGATTCATACTTTCTACGAAGCCTGTGGCTACATGATTTCGGCTCAAGGTCAAAAGGGTCTGCAGGACCGCTTGACCGAGAACTTGATGGCGCTTCCCAACACTGCCTGGGATCAGATTATCGCGGAGGCAAACCAAAATCCGGCGATTCTCCAAGATGCTAACACCATCAAGATTGTCGGAAACATCATGAAGACTAACGTTGCAGCTTGCTCCTCGATTGGTACCTACTTTTATTCTCAGATTGGCCGGATCTATCATGACATGTTGAATATGTACCGTGCTGCCAGTCAGCTAATTAATGATGCTGTTGCAAGTGATG GAGCCATCGCCCCGAAAACCCCCAAGGTCCGAGGACTTCGGACGATCAAGAAAGAAATCTTGAAGCTCATCGATACCTACGTGGATAAGTCTGATGACCTCGAGATGGTCAATTCTAGTATGGTACCGCCGCTCATGGAGGCTGTACTGATCGATTATGCCCGGAACGTCCCCGATGCACGCGAGGCTGAGGTCTTGAATGCCATGACTACGATTATCCACAAGCTTCAC AATCTGATGGAGGATAAGATTCCCGCCATCATGGATAGTGTCTTCAACTGCACTCTTGAGATGATCAACAAGGACTTCCACGAATACCCTGAGCACCGGGTCGAGTTCTTCAAATTGCTACAAGCTGTCAATCTGTACTGCTTCCAAGCACTTCTGAAGCTCGATGCTGCGCAGTTCAAGTTTGTTATCGATTCATGCATGTGGGCATCAAAGCATGATAACCGCGAGGTGGAAAACACTGGTCTTACAATGTGTTTGGAGCTGATGAACAACATGGCCGAAACTGATCAGCAAACCTCGAGCATTTTCTTCCGCGAGTTCTACGTTGCTATTCTACAAGACGTCTTCTTTGTCCTCACGGATAGTGACCATAAGGCTG GATTTAAATCCCAGGCCATGCTTTTGTCGCGCATGTTTTACTTTGTGGAATCTGGCAAAATCCAGGAGCCCATCTATTCCCCTGACCAAGCCCCAGCTGGAACTTCAAACAAGGACTTCTTGCAGGAGCACATCGCAAATCTGCTCAAGAATGCATTCAGTAATCTTCAGGA AGCACAAATAAAACAGTTCGTTCTTGGACTGTTTGCGTACACTGATGACCTGAACAAATTCAAGACTCACCTTCGTGATTTCCTGATTTCCCTGAAAGAGTTCTCTGATGACAACGCGGAGCTGTATGCGGAAGAACGGGAACAGGCGGTGCGTGATGCCCAGGTCGCCGAGCGCGACCGAGCTATGAAGGTCGGTGGCCTGTTGAAGCCATCGGAGATGGATCAGGAAGATGAGCTatga